A window from Myxocyprinus asiaticus isolate MX2 ecotype Aquarium Trade chromosome 37, UBuf_Myxa_2, whole genome shotgun sequence encodes these proteins:
- the LOC127428047 gene encoding transcription factor HES-5-like — MPPTCTTDYSKLSNKEKHKLRKPVVEKMRRDRINNCIEQLKTMLEKEFQQQDPNTKLEKADILEMTVVFLKQQLQSKTSAAPQKDHFDGYSQCWKETMTFLSANSKVDTVCQHLNRYQEAQRSAQDLTHLSPASHQPLTITVKQEPCALRPLWRPW, encoded by the exons ATGCCTCCGACCTGCACTACTGACTACTCCAAACTTTCCAACAAGGAAAAGCATAAA TTAAGAAAGCCTGTGGTGGAGAAGATGCGCAGAGATCGCATCAACAACTGCATCGAGCAGCTCAAAACAATGCTGGAGAAGGAATTCCAGCAGCAAGACCCAAACACCAAGCTGGAGAAAGCCGACATTCTGGAGATGACTGTGGTCTTCCTGAAACAACAGCTGCAGTCCAAGACCTCAGCAGCTCCACAGAAAGACCACTTTGACGGCTACTCCCAGTGTTGGAAGGAGACCATGACCTTCCTGTCTGCCAACTCCAAGGTGGACACAGTATGTCAACATCTGAACCGCTACCAGGAAGCCCAGCGATCGGCTCAAGATCTCACACACCTGTCTCCGGCCTCCCATCAACCCCTCACGATCACAGTGAAGCAGGAACCATGTGCTCTCAGACCTCTCTGGAGACCTTGGTAG